In a single window of the Rhodamnia argentea isolate NSW1041297 chromosome 2, ASM2092103v1, whole genome shotgun sequence genome:
- the LOC115735813 gene encoding uncharacterized protein LOC115735813 isoform X1, which yields MSVSCGVECVVILGFSRWVWKRCTYVGSDDSATWPPATPDEFEPVPRVCRLILAVYEPDLRHPKFPPSGGYRLNPDWLVKRVTYEQTLGHAPPYIIYVDHDHREIVLAIRGLNLVKESDYQLLLDNRLGMQMFDGGYVHHGLWKSAIWLLNEESETLKRLWVENGSNYDMLFAGHSLGSGVASLLAVIVANHGDNLGGVPRSKVRCYAVAPARCMSLNLAVKYADVIHSIILQDDFLPRTATPLEDIFKSIFCLPCLLFAVCLRDTFVPEGRKLRDPRRLYAPGRMYHIVERKFCRCGRFPPEVRTAIPVDGRFEHIVLSCNATSDHGIIWIEREAEKALQRMRESSAKTVTTAPSIQKIERLRTIEKEHKDALERAVSLNIPHAVTSLDEENPDSNPQEEKSQPSREEKSADVVLDDKARPHDARTNWDEVVKKVMKRDKSGKLSLKRETNDPT from the exons ATGTCGGTCTCCTGCGGCGTGGAGTGCGTGGTGATCCTGGGCTTCTCCCGGTGGGTCTGGAAGCGCTGCACCTACGTCGGCTCCGACGACAGCGCCACGTGGCCCCCCGCCACCCCCGACGAGTTCGAGCCCGTCCCCCGCGTCTGCCGCCTCATCCTCGCCGTCTACGAGCCCGATCTCCGCCACCCTAAGTTCCCCCCCTCCGGCGGCTACCGCCTCAACCCCGACTGGCTCGTGAAGCGCGTCACCTACGAGCAGACCCTCGGCCATGCCCCGCCCTACATCATCTACGTCGACCATGACCACCGCGAGATCGTCCTCGCGATCCGCGGTCTCAACCTCGTCAAGGAGAGCGACTACCAGCTCCTGCTGGACAATCGGCTCGGCATGCAGATGTTTGACGGGGGCTACGTCCACCACGGGCTGTGGAAGTCCGCGATTTGGCTGTTGAATGAGGAGTCGGAGACGTTGAAGAGGCTGTGGGTGGAGAACGGGTCGAATTACGACATGCTTTTTGCGGGGCATTCCCTCGGGTCCGGCGTGGCTTCTCTCTTGGCGGTGATCGTGGCCAACCATGGGGATAATCTGGGTGGAGTTCCGCGGAGTAAAGTGCGGTGTTACGCGGTGGCTCCGGCGAGGTGTATGTCGCTTAATTTGGCGGTGAAGTATGCTGACGTGATTCACTCTATAATCTTGCAG GATGATTTTTTACCACGAACTGCTACTCCGTTGGAGGATATTTTCAAGTCAATTTTCTG CTTGCCATGCTTACTGTTTGCCGTCTGCCTGAGGGACACGTTTGTACCGGAGGGTAGGAAGCTCAGAGACCCGAGGAGACTTTATGCACCTGGAAGAATGTATCATATTGTAGAAAGAAAATTCTGCAG ATGTGGGAGGTTTCCTCCAGAAGTAAGAACTGCTATTCCGGTTGATGGGAGATTCGAGCATATCGTCTTATCTTGTAATGCCACATCTGATCATGGAATTATATGGATAGAAAGAGAAGCAGAAAAGGCTTTGCAA AGAATGAGGGAAAGCAGTGCCAAGACCGTAACAACTGCTCCAAGCATACAAAAGATCGAGAGGTTGAGGACGATAGAGAAGGAACATAAAGATGCACTGGAAAGAGCAGTGAGCTTAAACATTCCCCATGCCGTGACCTCTCTGGACGAGGAAAACCCAGATTCAAATCCTCAAGAGGAAAAGTCGCAGCCTTCACGGGAAGAAAAGTCTGCTGATGTCGTCCTGGATGACAAAGCCAGGCCTCACGATGCGAGGACCAATTGGGATGAAGTTGTCAAGAAGGTCATGAAGAGAGATAAATCAGGGAAGCTAAGTCTTAAGAGAGAAACAAATGACCCAACGTAG
- the LOC115735813 gene encoding uncharacterized protein LOC115735813 isoform X2 produces MSVSCGVECVVILGFSRWVWKRCTYVGSDDSATWPPATPDEFEPVPRVCRLILAVYEPDLRHPKFPPSGGYRLNPDWLVKRVTYEQTLGHAPPYIIYVDHDHREIVLAIRGLNLVKESDYQLLLDNRLGMQMFDGGYVHHGLWKSAIWLLNEESETLKRLWVENGSNYDMLFAGHSLGSGVASLLAVIVANHGDNLGGVPRSKVRCYAVAPARCMSLNLAVKYADVIHSIILQDDFLPRTATPLEDIFKSIFCLPCLLFAVCLRDTFVPEGRKLRDPRRLYAPGRMYHIVERKFCRCGRFPPEVRTAIPVDGRFEHIVLSCNATSDHGIIWIEREAEKALQSVCKYVAC; encoded by the exons ATGTCGGTCTCCTGCGGCGTGGAGTGCGTGGTGATCCTGGGCTTCTCCCGGTGGGTCTGGAAGCGCTGCACCTACGTCGGCTCCGACGACAGCGCCACGTGGCCCCCCGCCACCCCCGACGAGTTCGAGCCCGTCCCCCGCGTCTGCCGCCTCATCCTCGCCGTCTACGAGCCCGATCTCCGCCACCCTAAGTTCCCCCCCTCCGGCGGCTACCGCCTCAACCCCGACTGGCTCGTGAAGCGCGTCACCTACGAGCAGACCCTCGGCCATGCCCCGCCCTACATCATCTACGTCGACCATGACCACCGCGAGATCGTCCTCGCGATCCGCGGTCTCAACCTCGTCAAGGAGAGCGACTACCAGCTCCTGCTGGACAATCGGCTCGGCATGCAGATGTTTGACGGGGGCTACGTCCACCACGGGCTGTGGAAGTCCGCGATTTGGCTGTTGAATGAGGAGTCGGAGACGTTGAAGAGGCTGTGGGTGGAGAACGGGTCGAATTACGACATGCTTTTTGCGGGGCATTCCCTCGGGTCCGGCGTGGCTTCTCTCTTGGCGGTGATCGTGGCCAACCATGGGGATAATCTGGGTGGAGTTCCGCGGAGTAAAGTGCGGTGTTACGCGGTGGCTCCGGCGAGGTGTATGTCGCTTAATTTGGCGGTGAAGTATGCTGACGTGATTCACTCTATAATCTTGCAG GATGATTTTTTACCACGAACTGCTACTCCGTTGGAGGATATTTTCAAGTCAATTTTCTG CTTGCCATGCTTACTGTTTGCCGTCTGCCTGAGGGACACGTTTGTACCGGAGGGTAGGAAGCTCAGAGACCCGAGGAGACTTTATGCACCTGGAAGAATGTATCATATTGTAGAAAGAAAATTCTGCAG ATGTGGGAGGTTTCCTCCAGAAGTAAGAACTGCTATTCCGGTTGATGGGAGATTCGAGCATATCGTCTTATCTTGTAATGCCACATCTGATCATGGAATTATATGGATAGAAAGAGAAGCAGAAAAGGCTTTGCAA AGTGTATGTAAATATGTAGCATGTTGA